In Blautia wexlerae DSM 19850, a single window of DNA contains:
- a CDS encoding acyl-CoA dehydratase activase, protein MNKTYYVCKYTPIELLESLGGECENFNHMPEGFDLADQVSHPNICGFGKTLLEGVMEGKIKELVLVSCCDTIRSVYDILLESGKLDFLYILDVLHCDSACSRERMAVQLKGLAKAYAQYKGTEFDAGKFRAAFHAQEKITKSHIAVLGARMGQELFEMTSKAMPLPVENDTCVHNRSVGNILPPEGASFDELMDWYAGEILGQIPCMRMMDPTGRKKLYNDPSVAGIIYHTVKFCDFYSFEYAEIKNHTDVPLLKIESDYTIQSSGQLLTRLEAFAESIQPETLEQTIDGDTKGERKMGKGYFAGIDSGSTSTDVVILNKDHEIVTSIILPTGAGAAIGADRALAEALKEAGLQREDIDALVTTGYGRTAIKNGDKSITEITCHARGAHFLNPEVRTVIDIGGQDSKVIRLDENGAVANFVMNDKCAAGTGRFLEMMARTMEMNLDQMSECGLEFKEDITISSMCTVFAESEVVSLIAQNKATDDIVHGLNKAVAVKTAALTRRVGGEEKYMMTGGVSKNKGLVKTLEEKLGTKLVISDKAQLCGALGAALFAADMADV, encoded by the coding sequence ATGAATAAAACTTACTATGTCTGTAAATATACCCCAATTGAACTTCTGGAATCTCTTGGCGGGGAATGTGAGAACTTTAATCATATGCCGGAGGGATTTGACCTGGCCGATCAGGTTTCACATCCCAATATCTGCGGTTTTGGAAAAACACTTCTGGAAGGAGTCATGGAGGGGAAAATCAAGGAACTTGTCCTGGTGAGCTGCTGTGATACTATCCGGAGTGTCTATGACATTCTGCTTGAAAGCGGCAAGCTGGATTTTCTCTATATTTTGGATGTGCTTCACTGTGACAGTGCCTGTAGCAGAGAGCGTATGGCTGTACAGTTAAAAGGGCTGGCGAAGGCTTATGCACAGTACAAAGGCACAGAGTTTGATGCCGGAAAATTCCGGGCTGCTTTCCATGCACAGGAGAAAATCACAAAGTCCCATATTGCAGTGCTTGGCGCCAGAATGGGGCAGGAATTATTTGAAATGACCAGCAAAGCTATGCCTCTTCCTGTAGAGAATGATACCTGCGTGCATAACCGTTCTGTGGGAAATATACTTCCACCGGAGGGTGCTTCTTTTGATGAGCTGATGGACTGGTATGCAGGTGAGATTCTGGGGCAGATTCCATGTATGCGTATGATGGACCCGACAGGTCGTAAGAAGCTTTATAATGATCCGTCTGTTGCGGGGATTATTTATCATACAGTGAAGTTTTGTGATTTTTACAGCTTCGAATATGCTGAGATCAAGAATCATACAGATGTACCTCTTTTAAAAATCGAATCAGATTATACTATTCAGAGCAGCGGTCAGCTTCTTACCAGACTGGAAGCTTTTGCAGAGAGCATTCAGCCTGAAACACTGGAGCAGACCATAGATGGAGACACAAAAGGAGAGAGAAAAATGGGAAAAGGTTATTTCGCAGGGATTGACAGTGGTTCTACCAGTACAGATGTGGTGATTTTAAATAAAGATCATGAGATTGTGACCAGCATTATCTTGCCTACAGGAGCAGGAGCTGCTATCGGAGCAGACCGTGCCCTTGCAGAGGCATTGAAGGAGGCCGGATTGCAGAGAGAAGATATTGATGCGCTGGTTACTACTGGATACGGACGTACAGCTATTAAAAATGGTGATAAGAGTATCACAGAGATCACCTGTCATGCAAGAGGTGCGCATTTCCTGAATCCGGAAGTCCGTACTGTTATTGATATTGGCGGACAGGACAGCAAGGTGATCCGACTGGATGAGAACGGTGCAGTTGCAAATTTTGTTATGAATGACAAATGTGCGGCAGGAACCGGACGATTTCTGGAAATGATGGCACGTACCATGGAAATGAATCTGGATCAGATGAGCGAATGTGGGCTGGAATTCAAAGAAGATATTACAATTTCCAGTATGTGTACAGTATTTGCAGAATCAGAAGTTGTATCCCTGATCGCCCAGAATAAGGCAACAGATGATATTGTCCATGGCCTGAATAAGGCGGTTGCCGTAAAGACTGCCGCCCTTACCAGACGTGTGGGCGGTGAGGAGAAATATATGATGACCGGTGGTGTTTCTAAGAATAAGGGCCTGGTAAAGACACTGGAAGAGAAGCTTGGAACAAAGCTGGTGATCAGTGACAAGGCTCAGCTTTGCGGTGCACTTGGCGCAGCACTGTTTGCGGCTGATATGGCTGATGTATAA
- a CDS encoding 2-hydroxyacyl-CoA dehydratase subunit D, with protein sequence MEIIETFGHYVENLTDKKPQSARRLLKTGWGAQNLKFRYMQDKRLMPADRHLANLMMDTMLWPLQKPEDSVIVSIFTPCEMMQEVGLHPYNVEGFSCYLSASKAERAFLQQAENQGIAETLCSYHKTFLGAAQKGLLPKPKCIVYTNLTCDANLLTFRTLADFYQVPVFAIDVPWNQTTENVQYVADQLKDLKIFLEKNTGKTISEDRLKERLACSKRTLENYKKYQQMRADRYVPSDLVTPLYAGMTNNILLGTAEEEKYTQMLLEDIKKAPAAKGKHIYWMHTIPFWSDAVRQELCFSEKAQIVGCELAETCEPDFDPENPFEAMAERMVYHSLNGSALRRIEAGIRHAKQAGADGAVWFGHWGCKHTLGAAQLAKKKFEEAGLPLLILDGDGCDRSHGGEGQTSTRLGAFLEMLGGAENE encoded by the coding sequence ATGGAGATTATTGAGACATTTGGTCATTATGTGGAAAATCTGACGGATAAAAAGCCTCAGTCAGCCCGCCGGCTGTTAAAAACCGGTTGGGGGGCGCAGAATCTGAAGTTCCGTTACATGCAGGACAAGAGACTGATGCCTGCAGACAGGCATCTTGCAAACCTGATGATGGATACCATGCTGTGGCCCCTTCAGAAACCGGAAGATTCTGTTATTGTAAGTATTTTTACACCCTGCGAAATGATGCAGGAGGTGGGATTACATCCCTATAATGTAGAAGGATTTTCCTGCTATCTTTCTGCAAGCAAAGCAGAGAGGGCATTTTTGCAGCAGGCAGAGAATCAGGGAATTGCAGAGACACTGTGCAGTTATCACAAGACATTTCTTGGTGCAGCGCAGAAAGGACTTCTGCCAAAGCCTAAATGTATTGTTTATACCAACCTGACCTGCGATGCTAACCTGCTCACCTTCCGTACCCTGGCAGATTTTTACCAGGTACCTGTATTTGCCATTGATGTACCATGGAATCAGACCACAGAGAATGTACAGTATGTGGCAGATCAGTTAAAGGATTTAAAAATATTTCTGGAAAAAAATACAGGAAAAACAATCTCTGAGGACAGATTAAAGGAACGTCTTGCCTGCAGTAAGCGGACTCTGGAGAATTACAAAAAATATCAGCAGATGCGTGCAGACAGATATGTGCCCTCTGATCTGGTCACACCCTTGTATGCAGGAATGACAAACAATATCCTTCTGGGAACAGCAGAAGAAGAGAAGTATACACAGATGCTTCTTGAAGATATTAAGAAAGCACCGGCAGCGAAAGGGAAGCACATTTACTGGATGCATACCATTCCATTCTGGTCGGATGCAGTGCGCCAGGAGCTTTGCTTCAGTGAGAAAGCCCAGATCGTAGGATGTGAACTTGCAGAAACCTGTGAGCCGGATTTTGATCCTGAGAACCCCTTTGAAGCAATGGCAGAAAGAATGGTATATCATTCACTGAACGGAAGTGCCCTTAGAAGGATTGAAGCCGGTATCCGCCATGCGAAACAGGCAGGAGCAGACGGTGCTGTGTGGTTTGGACATTGGGGATGTAAACATACGCTTGGTGCGGCACAGCTTGCAAAGAAGAAGTTCGAGGAAGCCGGTCTGCCCCTTTTGATCCTGGACGGTGACGGGTGTGATCGAAGCCATGGAGGAGAAGGACAGACTTCCACCAGGCTGGGAGCTTTTCTGGAAATGCTGGGAGGTGCTGAGAATGAATAA
- a CDS encoding ABC transporter ATP-binding protein yields MRSLAVYLKNYKKESILAPFFKFLEVVFDLIVPIVIAQIIDVGIANHDNKYIVQRFFILILMAALGLASSITAQFFAAKASVGFATKLRQAVYDHVQHLSFTELDTLGTDTLITRLTDDINQVQNGLNMGLRLLLRSPFIVLGSMVMAFTIDFKCALVFAVAIPFLFLVVFVIMFFSIPLFKKVQGKLDTVTGLTRENLTGVRVIRAFCREKEAVAEFDTRNQELTKLNLFVGKLSALLNPVTYVLINIATVILIQKAGVEVNLGGMQQGQVVALYNYMAQMIVELIKLASLIITLNKSAASAGRVADILKVKSTMDYPSSSTYSAQISKDLATATADASLSENAIVFNDVTFEYSKAGAPSLSHISFSVKKGQTVGIIGGTGSGKTTLVNLISRFYDASKGTVLLDGQNIENYTRSDLRSRIGVVPQKAALFKGSIRDNLKWGREDASDEDLWQALTTAQGKEVVEGKPGQLDFMLEQNGKNLSGGQKQRLTIARALVKKPEILILDDSASALDFATDAALRKSLNRLDWKVTTFLVSQRSSSIQQADLILVLDNGTLAGKGTHAELLRTCDTYREIYFSQFPEERARYSSVSAGNIMKEVTV; encoded by the coding sequence ATGCGTTCATTGGCAGTTTATTTAAAAAACTACAAAAAAGAAAGCATCCTGGCGCCATTTTTTAAATTTCTGGAGGTTGTATTTGACCTGATCGTGCCTATCGTCATTGCACAGATCATTGATGTAGGTATTGCAAACCATGACAACAAATACATTGTCCAGAGATTTTTTATTCTTATTTTAATGGCAGCTCTTGGTCTTGCCAGCAGCATTACAGCTCAGTTCTTTGCAGCCAAAGCCAGCGTGGGCTTTGCCACTAAATTAAGACAGGCAGTTTATGACCATGTACAGCATCTGTCTTTTACAGAGCTGGATACCCTGGGAACAGACACCCTGATCACAAGACTTACCGACGATATCAATCAGGTCCAGAACGGACTGAACATGGGGCTTCGTCTTCTTCTTCGAAGTCCGTTTATCGTACTTGGATCCATGGTCATGGCATTTACCATTGATTTTAAATGTGCTCTGGTTTTTGCTGTTGCGATCCCGTTTCTGTTTCTGGTTGTCTTTGTCATTATGTTTTTCAGTATTCCTCTGTTTAAAAAGGTACAGGGAAAACTGGACACAGTAACCGGACTGACCAGAGAAAACCTTACAGGCGTCCGCGTTATCCGTGCATTCTGCCGCGAAAAAGAGGCAGTTGCAGAATTTGATACCCGCAATCAGGAGCTGACAAAGTTAAATCTCTTTGTAGGAAAGCTTTCCGCTTTGTTAAATCCGGTCACTTATGTACTGATCAATATTGCTACTGTTATTCTGATCCAGAAAGCAGGAGTAGAAGTAAATCTTGGCGGTATGCAGCAGGGACAGGTTGTTGCCCTTTATAACTATATGGCTCAGATGATCGTGGAACTGATCAAGCTTGCCTCCCTGATCATCACCCTGAACAAATCTGCAGCCAGCGCAGGACGTGTGGCAGATATCCTGAAAGTGAAATCTACTATGGATTACCCCTCTTCCTCCACATATTCTGCTCAGATATCGAAGGACCTTGCAACAGCAACTGCTGATGCATCACTTTCTGAAAATGCCATCGTATTCAATGACGTAACCTTTGAGTACAGCAAAGCCGGTGCCCCCAGTCTTTCCCATATCAGTTTTTCTGTAAAAAAGGGACAGACCGTAGGTATTATCGGTGGTACAGGAAGCGGAAAAACCACTCTGGTAAATCTGATCTCCAGATTCTATGATGCCAGCAAAGGAACTGTTCTGCTGGATGGTCAGAATATTGAAAATTACACCAGAAGTGATCTCCGCTCCAGAATCGGCGTTGTTCCACAGAAGGCAGCTCTTTTCAAAGGCTCTATCCGAGACAATCTGAAATGGGGCCGGGAAGATGCCTCTGACGAGGATCTATGGCAGGCACTTACCACAGCACAGGGAAAAGAGGTAGTAGAGGGTAAACCGGGACAGCTTGATTTTATGCTGGAACAGAACGGTAAAAACCTTTCCGGCGGCCAGAAACAAAGACTTACCATTGCCCGTGCCCTGGTAAAAAAACCTGAAATCCTGATTCTGGATGACAGTGCCAGTGCCCTGGACTTTGCCACTGATGCAGCACTGCGTAAGTCTCTCAACAGACTTGACTGGAAAGTAACTACATTTCTGGTATCCCAGCGTTCCTCCAGCATTCAGCAGGCAGACTTGATCCTTGTCCTTGATAACGGTACTCTGGCAGGTAAGGGTACTCATGCTGAACTGCTGCGTACCTGTGATACTTACCGGGAAATCTACTTCTCTCAGTTTCCGGAAGAAAGAGCCAGATACTCCTCTGTATCTGCAGGTAATATAATGAAGGAGGTGACTGTATGA
- a CDS encoding ABC transporter ATP-binding protein, with protein sequence MSRSTIKDPAKSKSSETFFKVLRFIGRYRFLLIFSIILAAVSVILQLYVPILFGNAIDQVIAQHQVNFEMMWYYLSRILVMVILSSAATWLMNVINNRMTYQTVKDIRAKAIRHIQVLPLSYLDGHSTGDIISRIIADTDILSDGMLLGFTQLFSGIVTIIGTLIFMFSKNFWITLMVIVLTPVSFLVAKFISSHTFQMFRKQSDTRGRQTALIEEMIGNQKVVQAFGYEEKSSERFAKVNKELQECSLKAVFYSSLTNPSTRFVNNVIYACVALVGAFIIPGGRLTVGGLSVLLSYANQYMKPFNDISSVVTELQNALACAGRIFDLLEEEPEVAEVSETLKDVKGEVDIKNVCFHYDESKKLIEDFNLHVKPGMRVAIVGPTGCGKSTFINLLMRFYDVNSGSISVDGKPIRDITRHSLRSSYGMVLQETWIKNGTVRDNISIGKPEATDTEIIEAAKLTHSWEFIRRLPKGLDTMLNEDSLSQGQKQLLCITRVMLCLPPMLILDEATSSIDTRTELQIQEAFERMMEGRTSFIVAHRLSTIRNADLILVMKDGSIIEQGTHDELIAKGGFYHTLYNSQFAKVSE encoded by the coding sequence ATGAGCAGATCAACAATAAAAGATCCTGCTAAAAGCAAAAGCAGCGAAACTTTTTTTAAAGTACTGCGTTTCATCGGAAGATACCGTTTTCTGCTGATCTTCAGTATCATACTGGCAGCAGTTTCCGTTATCCTTCAGCTGTATGTCCCAATCCTGTTCGGAAATGCCATTGATCAGGTCATTGCCCAACATCAGGTAAACTTCGAAATGATGTGGTATTACCTGTCACGTATCCTTGTAATGGTCATCCTCTCTTCTGCTGCCACGTGGCTTATGAATGTGATCAATAACCGCATGACCTACCAGACAGTAAAGGATATACGTGCCAAAGCCATCCGACACATTCAGGTACTTCCCCTCTCTTACCTTGACGGACACAGTACCGGAGATATCATCAGCCGTATTATCGCAGATACAGATATTCTATCCGATGGTATGCTGCTTGGATTTACCCAGCTTTTTTCCGGAATCGTAACGATCATCGGAACACTGATCTTCATGTTCTCCAAAAACTTCTGGATTACATTGATGGTCATTGTCTTGACTCCCGTAAGCTTTTTGGTGGCCAAATTTATTTCTTCCCATACCTTCCAGATGTTCCGGAAGCAAAGCGATACCAGAGGGCGTCAGACTGCTCTCATTGAAGAGATGATTGGAAACCAGAAGGTTGTTCAGGCTTTTGGATATGAGGAAAAATCTTCTGAACGCTTTGCAAAGGTTAACAAAGAATTACAGGAATGCAGTCTGAAGGCTGTTTTTTACAGCAGCCTGACAAACCCTTCCACCCGTTTTGTCAATAATGTTATTTATGCCTGTGTTGCACTGGTGGGTGCATTCATTATCCCTGGAGGCAGACTGACAGTCGGAGGACTTTCCGTACTTCTCTCCTATGCCAACCAGTATATGAAACCATTCAATGATATCAGTTCCGTTGTTACAGAACTTCAGAATGCTCTTGCCTGTGCAGGCAGAATCTTCGATCTGCTGGAGGAGGAACCGGAAGTTGCAGAGGTTTCTGAGACACTGAAAGATGTAAAGGGTGAAGTAGATATTAAGAATGTGTGCTTCCATTATGATGAATCAAAGAAACTGATTGAGGACTTTAATCTCCATGTAAAACCAGGTATGCGCGTTGCCATTGTAGGACCTACCGGATGCGGTAAGTCAACCTTTATCAACCTTCTGATGAGATTCTATGATGTAAATTCCGGATCTATTTCCGTTGACGGCAAACCGATCAGAGACATTACCCGCCATTCTCTCAGAAGCAGCTATGGTATGGTGCTTCAGGAAACATGGATCAAAAACGGAACTGTCCGCGACAATATCTCGATTGGAAAACCGGAAGCTACAGATACTGAAATCATCGAAGCAGCCAAGCTTACCCACAGTTGGGAATTTATCCGGAGGCTTCCTAAAGGACTGGACACCATGCTCAACGAAGACAGCTTAAGCCAGGGACAGAAACAGCTGCTGTGTATCACACGAGTTATGCTCTGTCTGCCTCCGATGCTGATCCTGGATGAAGCCACTTCCAGTATTGATACACGAACAGAATTACAAATTCAGGAAGCGTTTGAACGAATGATGGAGGGAAGAACAAGCTTTATCGTAGCTCACAGGCTTTCAACCATCCGAAATGCAGATCTGATTCTTGTTATGAAAGACGGAAGTATCATTGAGCAGGGTACTCATGATGAGCTGATTGCAAAAGGTGGATTTTACCATACTTTATATAACAGCCAGTTTGCAAAAGTTTCTGAATAA
- a CDS encoding aminopeptidase P family protein, giving the protein MTVKERITALRARMKETGIDAYLIPTDDFHGSEYVGEYFKCRKYITGFTGSAGTAVIMQDMAGLWTDGRYFIQAADQLEGTGITLFKMGEPEVPTVHEFLKKNLTQGMCLGFDGRTVSSKEASELEKMLDENGVSLSVDHDLAGDIWENRPVLSCEPVTELDIKWAGESRADKCARIRKAMEKKGADLFVLTSLDDIAWLLNIRGGDIHCCPVVLSYLVMTKTEIRLFANEKAFQTDVLEALEKDGVTLFPYDSIYEYVKTFKKDKKVLLCKKKVNSRLVSNIPADTRILDEENLTLLPKATKNPVEVENERIAHIRDGVAVTKFIYWLKKNVGRIPITELSAAEKLYEFRLEQEDFIDNSFDPIIAYGKHAAIVHYFATPETDIPLEPSGFLLADTGGHYKEGTTDITRTVVMGPTTEEEKKYFTAVLRGTLNLGAARFLHGCTGVNLDILARQPLWEMGEDFKHGTGHGVGYLLNVHEGPNSFRWKIVPGGNAVLEEGMITSDEPGYYREDEFGIRHENLMVCKKAEKTEYGQFMCFEFLTMVPFDLDGVVSELMSVRERNLLNDYHAQVYEKISPYLNEEEKEWLKDATRAI; this is encoded by the coding sequence ATGACAGTAAAAGAGAGAATAACAGCACTTCGTGCACGCATGAAAGAGACAGGAATTGATGCATATCTGATTCCTACAGATGATTTTCATGGTTCAGAATATGTAGGTGAATATTTCAAATGCAGAAAATATATCACAGGATTTACCGGTTCTGCAGGCACTGCGGTGATCATGCAGGATATGGCAGGATTATGGACGGATGGACGTTATTTTATCCAGGCTGCAGATCAGCTGGAGGGAACAGGAATTACTTTATTTAAAATGGGTGAGCCGGAAGTTCCCACAGTTCATGAATTTCTGAAAAAAAATCTGACACAGGGAATGTGTCTGGGATTTGACGGACGTACTGTCAGCTCAAAAGAGGCATCAGAACTGGAGAAAATGCTGGATGAAAACGGTGTGTCTCTCAGCGTTGATCACGATCTGGCAGGGGATATATGGGAAAACCGTCCGGTACTTTCCTGTGAACCGGTTACAGAGCTGGATATAAAATGGGCAGGAGAATCCAGAGCTGATAAATGCGCAAGAATCCGCAAAGCAATGGAGAAGAAGGGTGCAGATTTATTTGTACTGACTTCTCTGGATGATATTGCCTGGCTGTTAAATATACGTGGGGGAGATATCCACTGTTGTCCGGTGGTTCTTTCTTATCTTGTAATGACAAAAACAGAGATCAGACTTTTTGCAAATGAGAAAGCCTTTCAGACAGACGTACTGGAAGCGCTGGAAAAAGATGGTGTGACCCTTTTTCCCTATGACAGTATCTATGAGTATGTGAAAACATTTAAAAAGGACAAAAAAGTTCTTCTCTGCAAAAAGAAAGTCAACAGTCGTCTGGTTAGCAATATTCCGGCAGACACCCGGATTCTGGATGAAGAAAATCTTACACTTCTTCCCAAGGCAACGAAGAATCCTGTTGAGGTGGAAAATGAACGCATTGCGCATATCAGAGACGGAGTTGCAGTTACAAAGTTCATATACTGGTTAAAGAAGAATGTTGGAAGGATTCCGATCACAGAATTAAGTGCAGCAGAAAAGCTGTATGAATTCCGTTTGGAACAGGAGGATTTCATAGATAACAGTTTTGATCCGATTATTGCCTATGGAAAGCATGCTGCTATTGTACATTATTTTGCAACACCCGAAACGGATATTCCTCTGGAACCATCCGGCTTTCTTCTGGCAGATACAGGAGGACATTATAAAGAGGGAACTACTGATATTACCCGTACTGTTGTCATGGGACCGACTACTGAGGAAGAGAAAAAGTATTTCACAGCAGTTTTGCGGGGAACTCTGAATCTGGGAGCTGCCAGATTTCTTCATGGCTGTACCGGTGTAAACCTGGATATTCTGGCGAGACAGCCGTTGTGGGAAATGGGAGAGGATTTTAAACATGGAACCGGTCATGGAGTAGGATATCTTCTGAATGTCCATGAAGGACCCAATAGCTTCCGATGGAAAATTGTTCCGGGTGGAAATGCAGTGCTGGAGGAGGGAATGATCACCTCTGATGAGCCGGGATATTACAGAGAGGATGAATTTGGAATCCGTCATGAAAATCTGATGGTCTGTAAAAAAGCTGAAAAAACAGAGTATGGTCAGTTTATGTGCTTTGAATTTCTGACTATGGTACCTTTTGACCTGGATGGAGTGGTGTCGGAACTGATGAGTGTCCGGGAACGTAACCTTCTCAATGATTACCATGCGCAGGTATATGAGAAGATTTCTCCGTATTTGAACGAAGAAGAAAAAGAATGGCTGAAAGATGCTACCCGGGCAATCTGA
- the larE gene encoding ATP-dependent sacrificial sulfur transferase LarE, whose amino-acid sequence MENKLEHLKEYLKGLGSVAVAFSSGVDSTFLLKVAHDVLGDKAIAITAQSCSFPKRELNEAKAFCEKEGIQHVICQSEELEIEGFSKNPPNRCYLCKKELFEKIGDIAKKNGIEYIAEGSNMDDNGDYRPGLIAVKELGVKSPLREAKLTKAEIREYSKELGLPTWDKQSFACLSSRFVYGETISEEKLGMVEKAEQLLLDYGFHQVRVRIHGSLARIEIMPEEFPKLLEKNVREDIVKKFKEYGFTYVTMDILGYRMGSMNETLGENDKTTADSSLKGKNE is encoded by the coding sequence ATGGAAAATAAACTGGAACATTTAAAAGAATATCTGAAGGGACTTGGCAGTGTAGCAGTTGCTTTCTCAAGTGGAGTGGATTCTACATTCTTATTAAAAGTAGCTCATGATGTGCTGGGTGATAAGGCGATTGCGATTACAGCTCAATCCTGTTCTTTCCCGAAAAGAGAGCTGAATGAAGCGAAGGCATTCTGCGAGAAAGAGGGGATTCAGCATGTGATCTGCCAGTCTGAGGAATTGGAGATTGAAGGATTTTCAAAGAATCCTCCGAACAGATGTTATTTATGTAAAAAAGAACTGTTTGAGAAGATTGGCGATATTGCAAAAAAGAATGGGATTGAATATATTGCAGAGGGATCAAATATGGATGATAATGGCGATTACAGACCAGGTCTGATCGCCGTAAAAGAACTTGGAGTTAAGAGCCCGCTACGTGAGGCGAAGCTGACGAAAGCGGAGATCAGAGAATACTCAAAGGAACTGGGGCTTCCGACCTGGGACAAACAGTCATTTGCCTGTCTGTCCTCCAGGTTTGTCTATGGAGAGACCATCAGTGAGGAAAAGCTTGGAATGGTTGAGAAAGCAGAGCAGCTTTTACTTGACTATGGATTCCATCAGGTACGTGTCCGTATTCACGGTTCACTTGCAAGAATTGAGATCATGCCGGAGGAATTTCCGAAACTTCTGGAAAAAAATGTCCGAGAGGATATTGTGAAGAAATTTAAGGAGTATGGATTCACTTATGTGACCATGGATATTCTGGGATATCGTATGGGAAGTATGAACGAAACACTTGGCGAAAATGATAAAACGACTGCAGATAGCAGCCTTAAGGGTAAAAACGAATGA
- a CDS encoding helix-turn-helix transcriptional regulator, with protein sequence MQLKYVDTKEEIIAINRKSKHIEPHLHNALEIVCVTSGALEFGVGQELYHMEKGDIGFVFPDVIHHYQVLTPGVNKATYLIASPFTIAKFSDIMQSMAPEYPIIKAEKVEPEVYRVINAILETEQSDITVAQAYLQIVLARCIGKLNLVEKSNVGSNDLIYQTVSYISANFKKKFSLEEMAKDLGVSKYVLSRLFSKTFHRNFNQYLNDARLNYACHRLENTSDSITNICLDSGFESQRTFNRVFKERYKISPSDYRSTCLKDMLS encoded by the coding sequence ATGCAGTTAAAATATGTTGACACAAAAGAGGAGATCATAGCAATAAATAGGAAGTCAAAACATATTGAACCACATCTTCATAATGCACTGGAGATCGTTTGTGTAACAAGTGGAGCATTAGAATTTGGTGTCGGACAGGAACTATACCATATGGAAAAAGGAGATATAGGCTTTGTATTTCCAGATGTTATTCATCACTATCAGGTACTGACACCCGGTGTAAATAAAGCGACTTATCTGATTGCATCGCCATTTACGATAGCCAAATTTTCAGATATCATGCAATCCATGGCTCCTGAATACCCAATCATCAAAGCGGAAAAGGTTGAACCGGAGGTATATAGAGTTATAAATGCAATTTTAGAGACAGAACAGTCGGATATTACTGTTGCACAGGCATATCTTCAAATTGTGTTGGCACGCTGCATAGGAAAATTAAATTTGGTAGAAAAGAGTAATGTGGGGAGCAACGATCTTATTTACCAGACAGTTTCCTATATATCAGCAAATTTTAAGAAGAAGTTTTCTCTGGAAGAGATGGCAAAAGATCTGGGGGTGAGCAAATATGTTTTATCCAGACTCTTTTCCAAAACATTCCATAGAAACTTTAATCAATATCTTAACGATGCAAGGCTGAACTATGCATGCCATCGTTTGGAAAATACGAGTGATTCTATTACAAACATTTGTCTGGATAGTGGATTTGAAAGTCAGAGAACATTTAACCGAGTATTTAAAGAAAGATATAAAATATCACCGAGTGACTACCGGAGTACATGTCTGAAAGATATGTTGTCATAA